From a region of the Trichocoleus sp. FACHB-46 genome:
- the argF gene encoding ornithine carbamoyltransferase, producing MEAMKGRDLLSLADLTPDEVQGLLDLAGQMKAGKVAPHCPKVLGLLFYKASTRTRVSFSVAMYQLGGQVLDLNPNVTQVGRGEPLEDTARVLDRYLDIMAIRTFEQQDLETFAHHAQIPVINALSDLEHPCQILADLLTVQETFGTLAGLTLTYLGDGNNVAHSLLLGCALVGMNVRVATPPEYKPLPAIVEQAKAIAEGRSEVTVTHDPETAVKAAQVLYTDVWASMGQEADAASRIPIFQPYQVNEPLLSLADPKAIVLHCLPAHRGEEITDGVMEGEQSKIWDQAENRLHAQKALLASLLGAGA from the coding sequence ATGGAGGCAATGAAAGGACGGGATCTCCTAAGTTTGGCGGATCTCACCCCAGACGAGGTGCAAGGGCTACTGGATTTGGCAGGACAGATGAAGGCGGGCAAAGTCGCACCGCACTGTCCCAAAGTTTTAGGGTTGCTGTTCTATAAAGCCTCAACGCGGACGCGGGTGAGCTTTTCGGTTGCCATGTACCAACTAGGGGGACAAGTCCTAGACCTAAACCCAAACGTGACTCAAGTCGGGCGAGGAGAACCGCTGGAGGATACAGCGCGCGTTCTAGATCGCTATCTCGACATCATGGCGATCCGGACGTTTGAGCAGCAAGACCTTGAAACATTTGCCCATCATGCTCAGATTCCCGTGATCAATGCCCTGAGTGATTTGGAGCATCCTTGCCAAATTTTGGCGGATTTACTGACCGTTCAGGAAACGTTTGGTACTTTAGCGGGTCTGACGTTAACCTACTTAGGAGATGGCAACAACGTGGCCCATTCTCTCCTATTGGGTTGTGCCTTAGTTGGAATGAATGTACGAGTAGCCACACCCCCTGAATACAAGCCTTTACCCGCAATTGTGGAACAGGCCAAAGCGATCGCCGAAGGTCGCTCAGAAGTGACTGTCACTCATGATCCAGAAACAGCCGTCAAAGCTGCTCAAGTACTCTACACGGATGTCTGGGCCAGCATGGGCCAAGAAGCAGATGCTGCCTCTCGCATTCCTATCTTTCAGCCGTATCAAGTGAATGAACCCCTGCTGAGCTTAGCGGACCCCAAGGCGATCGTTTTACATTGCCTCCCAGCGCACCGGGGAGAAGAAATTACCGATGGCGTAATGGAAGGCGAGCAGTCCAAGATTTGGGACCAAGCGGAAAATCGTCTTCATGCTCAGAAGGCATTGCTGGCTAGCTTGCTAGGAGCCGGTGCGTAG
- the lexA gene encoding transcriptional repressor LexA, producing MERLTEAQQQLFDWLLEYIRHHHHSPSIRQMMQAMELKSPAPIQSRLEHLRAKGYISWTEGKARTIRILQADTQGVPILGAIAAGGLVEPFTDTVDRLDLSNLLLQPQYFALRVTGDSMIEALIAPGDVVIMKPVADPKSLKNGTIVAAMVEGHGTTLKHFHRKGSKVTLKPANVKYPPIEVSASHVQVQGSLVGVWRGLETALA from the coding sequence ATGGAACGCCTCACTGAAGCCCAACAGCAACTTTTCGACTGGTTATTAGAGTATATCCGTCACCACCACCATTCGCCGTCCATTCGGCAGATGATGCAGGCGATGGAGTTGAAGTCGCCCGCTCCCATCCAAAGCCGCTTAGAGCACCTGCGCGCTAAGGGATATATTAGCTGGACCGAGGGCAAAGCTCGGACAATCCGGATTTTGCAAGCGGATACCCAGGGTGTACCTATTCTAGGCGCGATCGCTGCTGGTGGCTTGGTCGAGCCGTTTACGGATACAGTGGATCGCTTAGATCTGTCTAATCTTCTGCTGCAACCTCAATATTTCGCGTTGCGAGTCACTGGCGACAGCATGATTGAAGCGCTGATCGCTCCTGGTGATGTCGTGATTATGAAACCTGTCGCCGATCCTAAGTCTCTCAAGAACGGCACCATTGTCGCCGCGATGGTGGAGGGACATGGTACGACTCTGAAGCACTTCCATCGCAAGGGCAGCAAAGTGACGTTGAAGCCTGCGAATGTGAAGTATCCACCAATTGAAGTGTCTGCTAGTCACGTACAGGTGCAAGGCTCACTGGTTGGTGTTTGGCGCGGTCTTGAGACGGCTCTCGCTTAA
- a CDS encoding response regulator, translating to MNILLVDDDQVLAKGTAKLIQRLGGHQVYIADDPVEIFYRCQIGAVDLILMDVNLPGAQWKGQAVSGADLARLLKNHSPTAHIPIILVTAYAMLTEQEALLVTSQADGFYTKPITNYDALLNAIAQLCGTN from the coding sequence TTGAATATTTTGCTAGTTGATGATGACCAAGTACTAGCTAAAGGAACCGCTAAATTAATTCAGCGTTTAGGTGGTCATCAAGTCTACATTGCTGACGATCCGGTCGAGATTTTCTATCGATGCCAAATCGGGGCAGTGGATTTAATCTTGATGGACGTGAACTTACCTGGAGCTCAATGGAAAGGGCAAGCGGTGAGTGGCGCGGATTTAGCTCGTTTGCTGAAAAATCATTCCCCTACGGCTCATATCCCAATTATCTTAGTCACTGCTTATGCCATGCTGACTGAGCAAGAAGCACTTTTGGTTACATCTCAAGCGGATGGTTTTTATACAAAACCTATTACAAATTACGATGCCCTTCTGAATGCGATCGCCCAGCTCTGCGGCACTAACTAA
- a CDS encoding GNAT family N-acetyltransferase: MSSPKLLLPGYWLRSGSGLERALLVKFMQRTYQELYPDQDFSHLAQTVERYLTHDSPVWWVELEEPSPATSTTLLSRAALSPVACLWLGNSVDQVTGDRHACIFLLYVLPEHRRRGIAAALIQHAIAWSQARGDRQLGLQVFQANQPALNLYQKLGFQTQALWMVKPLESPSTEG, encoded by the coding sequence GTGTCCTCACCGAAGCTATTGTTGCCAGGTTATTGGTTGCGCTCTGGCTCTGGCTTGGAACGAGCGTTGCTGGTGAAGTTTATGCAGCGAACTTACCAGGAACTATACCCAGATCAAGATTTTTCTCATTTAGCGCAGACTGTGGAGCGCTACCTGACTCATGACAGTCCTGTCTGGTGGGTGGAGCTAGAGGAGCCAAGCCCTGCTACTTCTACGACTCTGTTGTCTCGTGCGGCTTTGTCACCCGTGGCCTGTCTATGGCTGGGTAACTCGGTTGACCAAGTGACAGGCGATCGCCATGCTTGTATCTTTTTGCTGTATGTCCTGCCAGAACATCGGCGGCGAGGGATTGCTGCGGCTCTAATTCAACATGCGATCGCTTGGTCTCAGGCAAGGGGCGATCGCCAACTGGGGCTGCAAGTATTTCAAGCCAACCAACCTGCGCTGAACCTGTACCAAAAGCTAGGGTTTCAAACGCAGGCTTTATGGATGGTTAAGCCGTTGGAATCACCGTCCACCGAAGGGTAA
- a CDS encoding Hsp20/alpha crystallin family protein — translation MRTLIHWQPRREFDIVRRQLDQLFDEISNINFDSALVKPRELGPRERSAAWMPAIELNDIGAALILRAEIPGVDAEHLDVQVSREAVAIQGEYRSEQKTDEQGHFRSEFRYGNFRRVIPLGVPVQNDQVQAELKDGILTLTLPKVAPEKAVVKLNLSTTESATSLTAAPETTETVPTSAPTQAPVAESILELTSDVWSENPTA, via the coding sequence ATGAGAACCTTAATCCACTGGCAACCTCGACGTGAGTTCGACATTGTCCGTCGCCAACTTGACCAACTCTTTGACGAGATTTCCAATATCAATTTTGACTCAGCCCTGGTCAAACCTAGAGAGCTTGGCCCTAGAGAAAGGAGTGCTGCTTGGATGCCCGCGATCGAACTCAACGATATCGGAGCCGCACTAATCCTACGCGCCGAAATTCCTGGCGTAGACGCAGAGCATCTAGACGTGCAAGTCAGCCGTGAAGCTGTCGCTATCCAAGGCGAATATCGCTCCGAGCAGAAAACTGACGAGCAAGGCCACTTCCGTTCTGAGTTTCGCTACGGCAACTTCCGTCGCGTAATTCCCCTAGGAGTTCCTGTGCAGAATGACCAAGTTCAAGCAGAACTCAAAGACGGCATTCTCACCCTCACCTTGCCAAAAGTAGCCCCTGAAAAAGCAGTTGTAAAACTCAACTTAAGCACCACCGAATCCGCTACTTCCTTAACAGCAGCCCCTGAGACTACCGAAACCGTTCCAACTTCAGCTCCCACTCAAGCCCCGGTAGCTGAAAGCATCCTTGAACTCACCTCAGATGTCTGGTCTGAAAACCCTACTGCCTAA
- the dusB gene encoding tRNA dihydrouridine synthase DusB gives MVSLSPSLKSRLSSPLKIGSFTVNSRVLQAPLSGVTDLVFRRLVRRYSPDSMMYTEMVQASGLCHVKHLPKIMEIDPNERPISIQLFDCRPDFLAEAARMAVAEGADTIDINMGCPVNKITKNGGGSSLLRDPQTAEAIVRTVVQAVNVPVTVKTRIGWTDEEINILEFAERLQDAGAQMLTVHARTRAQGYNGSAKWEWISRVKEKLSIPVIANGDIFSVEAAVECLEQTGADGVMCSRATMGYPFLVGEIDYFLKTGTEKSVPTQIERLQCAREHLQALWEYKGDRGIRQARKHMTWYVKGFAGAAELRGQLCLIETVQQGLDLLDGAIAAFAELEPDTAKLADALPLISVVA, from the coding sequence ATGGTTTCTCTGTCTCCCAGTCTGAAGTCCCGTCTGTCCAGCCCGCTGAAAATTGGTTCTTTTACAGTTAATAGCCGGGTGCTTCAGGCTCCACTATCGGGGGTGACGGATCTGGTGTTTCGGCGGTTGGTACGGCGCTATTCTCCTGACTCGATGATGTATACCGAGATGGTGCAGGCGAGCGGACTTTGCCATGTGAAGCACCTGCCCAAAATTATGGAGATTGACCCTAATGAGCGCCCCATTAGTATTCAACTGTTTGACTGTCGCCCGGACTTTCTAGCAGAGGCAGCGCGGATGGCCGTCGCAGAGGGAGCGGACACGATCGACATCAACATGGGTTGTCCGGTGAACAAAATCACGAAGAATGGGGGTGGTTCTTCGCTGTTGCGCGATCCTCAAACGGCAGAGGCGATCGTGCGGACGGTGGTGCAAGCAGTGAATGTACCTGTGACAGTGAAAACCCGCATCGGCTGGACAGATGAGGAAATTAACATTCTGGAGTTTGCCGAACGTTTGCAGGATGCTGGAGCGCAGATGTTAACGGTGCATGCGCGGACTCGTGCCCAGGGCTACAACGGCTCTGCTAAGTGGGAGTGGATTAGTCGAGTCAAAGAAAAGCTGTCGATTCCAGTGATTGCCAATGGCGATATTTTCTCGGTGGAGGCAGCGGTGGAATGCTTAGAGCAGACTGGGGCAGATGGGGTGATGTGCTCGCGTGCCACGATGGGCTACCCCTTCTTAGTGGGAGAGATTGATTACTTCCTCAAAACTGGCACTGAAAAATCTGTGCCGACTCAGATAGAACGGCTGCAATGTGCGCGGGAGCATTTACAAGCACTGTGGGAGTACAAGGGCGATCGCGGCATTCGGCAAGCTCGCAAGCATATGACTTGGTATGTCAAAGGCTTTGCTGGGGCGGCTGAGCTGCGCGGTCAGTTGTGTCTGATTGAGACGGTACAGCAGGGGTTGGATCTATTGGATGGCGCAATCGCGGCTTTTGCTGAGTTGGAGCCTGACACGGCAAAACTGGCAGATGCCCTTCCCCTAATTTCTGTGGTTGCTTAG
- a CDS encoding GAF domain-containing protein, protein MKQPESSFREEIEPSLLAQGTLLNRMTNRIRQSLELPEILAATVAETRSFLGTDRVKVYRFHPDESGEVIAESIYQQRLPSLLGLNFPADDIPPQAREMFVKARQRVIVDVLSQQVNVSWLNSPDTAEDLAAIGLLQRPVDPCHVEYLTAMGVQSSLVVPILHHQQLWGLLVSHHSEPRVFSATDLQILQMVADQVSIAIAQSNLLTQAREQAAREAIVNQISTLLHAPLSIQAILQIVLQRVIEAVQGSGGRLFLAGTEATAGGHLYAYGTQPQLPDAAQPLDLEASSFWQELMDGQTKPVQPALLLSLLQRSPLTKSAIAASLTPDLMEITEEAQPVVYPAIPHICAIADLYQEPKLAALQTAFATSRIRSILIMPLRYGQQSLGCLSIFRDEVDTEKAWAGHWDSDERQQRPRQSFEVWRELKQAQAQPWLEGETELIRALGTHLSMAVMQNRLYQYEREQRLLVEMRNQELHTARTVAEEASRLKSDFLSSTSHELRTPLASTLNYLKLLKEGFYDNEEELKEYIQVAYQSAENLVDIINDVLDIAKIEAGRMNINLEVVHLPTLLQEEQNLFNLDSRRKGIALIVECEVDNVYADKIKLRQILTNLVSNALKFTSQGEIHIHAVKKTDNSSQSKIGQIVEVSVTDTGIGIDLEKRDLLFEPFVQADGSIKRRYGGTGLGLTISKRLVELMGGRIWIDSAGKDQGTQVSFTLPHMDTLNP, encoded by the coding sequence ATGAAACAGCCAGAGAGCAGTTTTAGAGAGGAAATAGAGCCATCCCTGCTGGCTCAAGGAACTCTACTAAACCGGATGACCAACCGCATCCGTCAGTCTTTGGAATTGCCTGAAATCCTGGCTGCAACTGTGGCAGAAACGCGCTCGTTTCTAGGTACTGATCGGGTCAAGGTTTATCGGTTCCACCCAGATGAAAGCGGTGAAGTCATTGCAGAGTCTATTTACCAACAGCGATTACCTTCTTTGCTGGGGCTAAACTTTCCAGCGGACGACATTCCCCCTCAAGCCCGCGAAATGTTTGTCAAAGCTCGGCAGCGAGTCATTGTTGACGTGCTGAGTCAGCAAGTGAATGTGAGTTGGTTAAATAGCCCCGATACCGCAGAGGATTTGGCTGCTATTGGGCTTCTCCAGCGTCCTGTTGATCCCTGTCATGTCGAATATTTGACTGCGATGGGCGTTCAGTCTTCGCTGGTTGTGCCCATCTTGCATCACCAACAACTGTGGGGTTTGTTAGTTTCCCACCACTCTGAACCCAGAGTTTTCTCGGCGACAGATCTGCAAATTTTGCAGATGGTGGCGGACCAAGTTTCGATCGCGATCGCTCAATCTAATCTGCTAACCCAGGCCAGAGAGCAAGCAGCGCGCGAGGCAATTGTAAACCAAATTTCTACCTTGCTACATGCGCCGCTCAGTATTCAAGCAATTCTGCAAATTGTCCTCCAGCGGGTAATTGAGGCGGTTCAGGGTTCGGGCGGCAGATTGTTTTTGGCGGGCACTGAAGCTACTGCTGGCGGCCATCTCTATGCTTATGGTACGCAACCCCAATTGCCTGACGCTGCTCAACCTTTAGATTTAGAGGCAAGCAGTTTTTGGCAGGAGTTAATGGACGGCCAAACTAAACCTGTACAGCCAGCATTACTGTTATCTCTGCTCCAACGATCGCCTCTAACTAAATCTGCGATCGCTGCTTCTCTAACTCCAGACCTGATGGAAATCACGGAAGAAGCGCAACCCGTCGTTTACCCAGCCATCCCTCATATCTGTGCGATCGCCGACTTGTATCAGGAACCAAAGCTAGCTGCACTACAAACCGCTTTTGCGACCAGTCGGATTCGTAGCATTCTGATCATGCCCCTGCGTTATGGGCAGCAATCTTTAGGCTGCTTGAGTATTTTCCGCGATGAGGTTGATACAGAGAAAGCGTGGGCCGGACACTGGGACTCCGATGAGCGGCAGCAACGACCCCGACAGTCCTTTGAAGTTTGGCGAGAATTGAAGCAAGCCCAAGCTCAGCCTTGGTTGGAAGGAGAAACTGAGCTAATTCGCGCCCTAGGCACGCATCTGTCAATGGCTGTGATGCAGAACCGCTTGTACCAGTACGAACGAGAACAACGGCTCCTGGTGGAAATGCGTAATCAGGAGTTACATACGGCACGGACCGTTGCAGAGGAAGCCAGCCGTTTGAAGTCTGATTTCCTCTCCTCTACCAGCCATGAACTACGCACACCTTTAGCCTCAACACTGAACTATTTGAAATTGCTTAAAGAAGGATTTTATGACAATGAAGAGGAATTAAAAGAATATATTCAAGTGGCTTACCAGTCTGCCGAAAATTTGGTTGATATCATCAACGATGTTTTGGATATTGCCAAAATTGAAGCAGGTCGAATGAACATCAATTTGGAAGTGGTTCATCTACCAACACTGTTACAAGAAGAGCAGAATTTATTCAATTTAGATAGCCGTCGTAAAGGAATTGCATTAATCGTTGAATGTGAAGTGGACAACGTTTATGCCGATAAGATCAAGCTTCGACAAATATTAACTAATCTGGTTTCCAATGCCCTGAAATTTACTAGTCAAGGAGAAATTCACATTCACGCGGTGAAGAAAACAGATAATTCCTCTCAGAGCAAGATTGGTCAAATTGTGGAAGTTTCTGTGACTGACACAGGTATTGGTATCGACTTAGAGAAACGAGATTTATTGTTTGAGCCTTTTGTGCAAGCCGATGGCTCGATTAAGCGGCGCTATGGGGGGACGGGCTTGGGTTTGACCATTAGTAAGCGTCTCGTAGAGCTGATGGGCGGCAGAATTTGGATTGATAGTGCTGGTAAAGATCAAGGGACTCAAGTAAGTTTTACTTTGCCCCATATGGATACGCTCAATCCTTAG
- the dnaK gene encoding molecular chaperone DnaK yields the protein MAKVVGIDLGTTNSCVAVMEGGKPTVIANAEGFRTTPSVVAFAKNGDRLVGQIAKRQAVMNPENTFYSVKRFIGRRFDEVSNELTEVSYKVLNGNGNVKIDSPAQGKQFAPEEISAQVLRKLIEDASKYLGDTVTQAVITVPAYFNDSQRQATKDAGKIAGVEVLRIINEPTAASLAYGLDRKSNETVLVFDLGGGTFDVSILEVGDGVFEVLATSGDTHLGGDDFDKKIVDWLADQFRSAEGIDLRKDKQALQRLTEAAEKAKIELSSVTQAEINLPFITATQDGPKHLDTTLTRAKFEELCADLIDRCRIPVEAALRDSKLDKSAIDEVVLVGGSTRIPAVQEIVKRVLGKDPNQTVNPDEVVAVGAAIQAGVLAGEVKDILLLDVTPLSLGVETLGGVMTKIIPRNTTIPTKKSEVFSTAVDGQTNVEIHVLQGEREMANDNKDLGVFRLDGIPAAPRGVPQIEVTFDIDANGILNVRAKDKGTGKEQSISITGASTLPKDDVERMVREAEQNAAADQERRERIDLKNQADSLAYQAEKQMGELGDKVPAGDKTKVEGLIKDLKEASSQEDYDRMKSLTTELQQALYSIGSNIYQQAGGGAAPDGATGAPGPDAGPTGGPTGGGDDDVIDAEFSETK from the coding sequence ATGGCAAAAGTTGTTGGTATTGATTTAGGCACGACAAACTCGTGTGTTGCGGTGATGGAGGGTGGCAAGCCTACTGTGATTGCAAATGCAGAAGGCTTCCGCACCACCCCGTCGGTTGTCGCCTTTGCAAAGAATGGCGATCGCCTCGTGGGTCAAATCGCTAAGCGTCAAGCCGTGATGAACCCCGAAAACACCTTCTACTCAGTGAAGCGGTTTATCGGTCGTCGCTTTGACGAAGTATCAAACGAACTCACCGAAGTTTCCTACAAAGTCCTCAACGGCAACGGCAACGTCAAAATCGACTCTCCCGCTCAGGGCAAGCAGTTTGCGCCTGAAGAAATTTCTGCCCAAGTTCTGCGGAAGCTGATCGAGGATGCCAGCAAGTACTTAGGTGACACAGTAACTCAAGCAGTAATCACCGTTCCTGCTTACTTCAACGACTCCCAGCGCCAAGCTACCAAAGATGCTGGCAAAATCGCTGGGGTGGAAGTGCTGCGGATCATCAACGAGCCGACGGCTGCTTCCTTGGCTTACGGTCTCGATCGCAAGAGCAACGAAACCGTTCTCGTCTTTGACTTGGGTGGTGGTACCTTTGACGTTTCCATCCTAGAAGTGGGCGATGGTGTCTTTGAAGTACTAGCGACCTCTGGTGACACCCACCTGGGTGGTGACGACTTCGATAAGAAGATCGTAGATTGGCTCGCTGACCAATTCCGTAGTGCTGAAGGCATCGACCTCCGCAAAGACAAGCAAGCTCTCCAGCGCCTGACTGAAGCTGCTGAGAAAGCCAAAATTGAGTTGTCTAGCGTCACCCAAGCAGAAATCAACCTGCCCTTCATCACCGCGACTCAAGACGGTCCGAAGCACCTCGACACGACCCTGACTCGCGCCAAGTTTGAAGAACTGTGTGCAGACTTGATCGATCGCTGCCGCATTCCCGTTGAAGCAGCTCTACGTGACTCCAAACTCGACAAGAGCGCGATCGACGAAGTAGTACTCGTGGGTGGTTCTACCCGGATTCCTGCGGTACAAGAAATTGTGAAGCGCGTGCTGGGCAAAGACCCCAACCAGACCGTTAACCCTGATGAAGTCGTAGCGGTTGGTGCAGCGATTCAAGCAGGTGTACTTGCAGGTGAAGTCAAGGACATCTTGCTCCTCGACGTAACCCCGCTGTCTCTGGGTGTGGAAACCTTGGGCGGTGTCATGACCAAGATTATTCCTCGCAACACTACCATTCCTACCAAGAAGTCCGAAGTCTTCTCGACTGCGGTCGATGGTCAAACCAACGTCGAAATTCATGTCCTGCAAGGTGAGCGGGAAATGGCCAACGACAACAAAGACTTGGGTGTGTTCCGTCTAGACGGTATTCCTGCGGCTCCTCGTGGCGTGCCTCAAATCGAAGTCACCTTCGACATTGATGCCAACGGTATCCTGAATGTTCGCGCTAAGGACAAGGGTACTGGCAAAGAACAGTCGATCAGCATCACTGGAGCTTCTACCCTACCCAAGGATGATGTCGAGCGCATGGTCCGCGAAGCTGAGCAAAACGCAGCAGCTGACCAAGAGCGACGCGAGAGAATCGACCTCAAGAACCAAGCTGACTCCTTAGCTTACCAAGCTGAGAAGCAAATGGGTGAGCTAGGCGACAAAGTTCCTGCAGGCGACAAGACCAAGGTTGAAGGTTTGATCAAAGACCTGAAGGAAGCTTCCAGCCAGGAAGACTACGATCGCATGAAGTCACTCACGACCGAATTGCAACAAGCTCTCTACAGCATTGGTAGCAACATCTACCAGCAAGCAGGTGGTGGTGCAGCTCCTGATGGTGCAACTGGAGCACCTGGTCCTGATGCTGGCCCCACTGGTGGTCCCACTGGCGGTGGTGACGATGACGTGATCGACGCTGAGTTCTCGGAAACCAAATAA
- a CDS encoding MFS transporter: MKATQSVLQVFQSRKMAALLLLGFASGLPLFLTSKTLQAWMTVEGVDLKSIGLFSLVGLPYSLKFLWSPILDRFIPPFLGRRRGWLILTQGALLLAIGAMALQNPAQALQLLALNALIIAFFSATQDIAFDAYRTDVLETHEMGAGAAVAVLGYRIALLITGSLALILADRIPWPTVYLLLAVLMAIGMITALWAPEPVLRDRPPDSLADAVRLPFIEFFQRLGAVRGALILVFIVLYKLGDALVNNMSTPFLLKTGFTQTDIGAIQGGMGLLATIVGVLAGGAVLSKLGINRSLWIFGGLQAVSNLAYLGLSQVGRDYSFMVVAINIENFCAGLGTAAFVAFLMSLCNQRFSATQFALLSSLMAVSRDILVAPAGGIVEATGWPLFFTLSLVAALPGLLLLPVFAPWNAKVEAVNANGEDGDD; the protein is encoded by the coding sequence GTGAAAGCGACTCAATCTGTGCTGCAAGTATTTCAAAGCCGCAAAATGGCTGCATTATTGCTGTTGGGCTTTGCTTCTGGCTTGCCATTATTTTTGACTAGTAAAACCCTGCAAGCTTGGATGACGGTGGAAGGAGTCGACCTGAAGTCGATTGGCCTGTTTAGCTTGGTAGGCTTACCGTACTCTCTAAAGTTTCTGTGGTCCCCTATTCTCGATCGGTTTATCCCACCATTTCTAGGGCGACGACGAGGTTGGTTAATTTTGACCCAAGGTGCATTGCTGCTGGCTATTGGCGCGATGGCGTTGCAAAACCCTGCTCAAGCTCTGCAACTGTTGGCGCTGAATGCTCTGATCATTGCTTTCTTCAGTGCCACCCAAGATATTGCGTTTGATGCCTACCGCACAGATGTGCTGGAAACCCATGAAATGGGAGCAGGGGCAGCGGTAGCGGTGTTGGGATATCGCATTGCTCTTTTAATCACTGGTTCCTTAGCCCTGATTTTGGCAGATCGGATTCCTTGGCCCACCGTTTACTTGTTGCTGGCAGTGCTAATGGCAATCGGAATGATAACAGCGCTTTGGGCTCCAGAACCCGTGTTGCGCGATCGCCCTCCCGATTCTTTAGCAGATGCTGTCAGGTTGCCCTTCATTGAGTTTTTTCAGCGGCTCGGGGCAGTGCGAGGCGCTTTGATTCTGGTGTTCATCGTGCTCTACAAGCTCGGAGACGCCCTCGTCAATAATATGTCTACCCCATTTTTGCTGAAGACGGGTTTCACCCAGACCGATATTGGCGCGATTCAGGGAGGAATGGGGCTGCTGGCAACCATTGTTGGGGTGTTAGCAGGAGGTGCGGTCCTTAGTAAATTGGGCATTAACCGCTCCCTCTGGATATTTGGTGGGCTACAAGCGGTTAGTAACTTGGCCTACTTAGGGCTATCCCAGGTTGGTAGAGACTACTCGTTTATGGTGGTCGCAATTAATATCGAGAACTTCTGTGCAGGATTAGGCACAGCCGCTTTTGTCGCTTTCTTGATGAGCCTCTGTAACCAACGGTTTTCGGCGACGCAGTTTGCCCTACTTTCCAGCCTCATGGCGGTTAGTCGTGACATTTTGGTGGCACCCGCAGGTGGGATTGTGGAAGCAACAGGTTGGCCTTTATTCTTTACGCTATCGCTGGTGGCAGCGTTACCAGGTTTATTACTTTTACCTGTTTTTGCGCCTTGGAATGCCAAAGTTGAGGCGGTAAATGCTAATGGAGAGGACGGAGACGATTAG
- a CDS encoding HEAT repeat domain-containing protein: MYDDDDLTVLDLEAELESPLDRMGPIDAESETPKPNPEAMLALLDAPETNQRMLAARAFCELQDDRAIPQLISLLQDACPLVRVSAAYGLGRNPSHEAVEPLIDQLNRDWNGYVRKGVVWALGNCRDRRSLLPLIDALKTDISAVRLWAASALSQMSDVNYESVIAAIPPLIEGLRRDPVAAVRSNCAWSVGQLCRELPSNVVYATAIDALIEAFAEDEELGVQEDAKTALLKVGDPRGLQVIEEIERDRLI, translated from the coding sequence ATGTATGATGATGACGACCTAACAGTACTCGATCTTGAGGCTGAACTGGAGAGCCCCCTCGACCGCATGGGGCCAATTGATGCTGAGTCTGAGACACCGAAGCCAAATCCAGAGGCAATGCTGGCGCTCTTAGACGCACCGGAGACCAACCAGCGGATGTTGGCAGCTAGAGCTTTTTGTGAGTTGCAGGATGATCGTGCGATTCCGCAGTTGATTAGCCTGTTACAGGATGCTTGCCCGTTGGTGCGAGTCAGTGCAGCCTATGGTTTGGGGCGGAATCCGAGTCATGAGGCGGTGGAGCCGTTGATTGACCAACTGAATCGCGATTGGAATGGCTACGTGCGTAAAGGCGTAGTTTGGGCCTTGGGCAACTGCCGCGATCGCCGCTCTCTCTTGCCGCTGATTGATGCACTCAAGACTGATATTTCCGCCGTACGACTTTGGGCTGCGAGCGCCTTATCTCAAATGTCGGATGTGAACTACGAATCTGTGATTGCTGCGATTCCACCGCTGATCGAAGGCTTAAGACGTGATCCGGTAGCGGCAGTCCGAAGCAACTGTGCTTGGTCGGTGGGGCAACTGTGCCGTGAACTACCTTCCAACGTTGTGTATGCGACGGCGATCGATGCGCTAATCGAAGCCTTTGCTGAGGACGAAGAACTGGGTGTGCAAGAAGATGCCAAAACCGCTTTGCTGAAAGTGGGCGATCCGCGTGGCTTGCAGGTGATTGAAGAAATCGAGCGCGATCGCTTGATATAA